The following DNA comes from Syngnathoides biaculeatus isolate LvHL_M chromosome 18, ASM1980259v1, whole genome shotgun sequence.
caggcacggggagaacatgcaaactccacacaggcgggtctgggattgaacctggcacctcagaactatgagacctatgctttaccagctgagccactgtgctgcccgaAACCTTTACGGTTTCTTAAAAAATTTGACCTCCAGCTTTTGActgaatttcatttaaaaaagtgtTGAGGAGTCCATTCGATATAACACTCATAAACTCATCTCCACTCCTCCCACGGTTACCTTGGAAAAGTAATTTAGTTACGTTACTGATTACGTGATTTTAAAAGTAACTAagttagaaaagaaaatgagctTTGAACTTACTTTGAGCGGCTGCCAAATGGTAGGAATACCACTTATCCACACTTCAAAAAAAGCCTTAGCTTAACTGTACCCATTACTTGGTAATGTATGCCAGACAAGTTACATCTATCAATAACTTCAATATTAATGTTAATTCACAAACTTTGTGCAGAGTTGACATGACAAACAGTACAGTAAGTACCtaaacataaacaaacacactATTCTCCATACACTTTTCTAAAAACGTTTAATAGGTAGTTGGTTGTCGATAGTGGTCCCTGAAGGCAACTCtgggtgtgcatttgtgtgtacgTGAATGTAAATGTGAAAGTGAGTGGCAGTTTGATATTCGGGGCATACAAACGGACACATGGACAATTTTGCTCCCACTGCTGTAATTTTGATGCAAATAGCGAGAAAAGGTGATAACATTGCACAGCTGTTTAAGTACCAAAGCTGTGAGGGATTGACAGTGGGAAGAAGCACTTACTTAGGAGACGTCAATCAGGCAATGAACTAAAAGGCATTTCGATTTGTCTCAGACATTACAAGTGATTGTATTAGCAGTGTTTAACCAATTAATTAGCTGCTAAAATACTCCACTTTTTCCCATGGCGTATTGAGAAAAATGACTTCTAATAACATTCTGGGTCAATCAGTTCTTCAGGCCTTGGATTTAATAATATGTGTACATATTAAGTACTCAAAAATTGacagacttttatttttaaaaagaatacatCTGTAGGACATCACTAACGTGTATGGTGATCATTGAAATTATGTAGAGCCAAGACCTCATGATGAGAAAAATAACACAGAATTTGTAAAAGTTGCCCATAGTTCGGCATGCACAGGTTGTGGTAATATTTGTAGACAATGTGACAAAGAATCTACAAAGCCTGTTGTTTACTGTATGATGGCCAATCTCGAGTCTTATACCTACTATAGTAACTGAAAACCAcaccataccataccataccaaACTATTTTATGTGAACGCTAATGGAGGCCAGATGTTGATACTCTACTCACCAAACAAGATTAATCAGGATTCATTATCTTTACAGGTTAACTAAATTTGACTGGCTGTAAACCTTTGAATGGACATGTTCATCTCTTTAGTGTTTTGGTACTTTTTGCAGAACTTGCTGTTCTCGGGAGCTGAACAGCAAATTTCACAACAGGGACTTCCACTTTTATGCCTTTCTTCCAGTCTCTCTTTTGCAACCTGCTGATGACACtcgatcacaattttttttatgattatttttttcctctttggagctttcctttcttttccaaTCCAAGTGAGATAACTCAGAAGTGCTGGGGACACGAACAATAACAATAGCTAATTTCCCACATCCTGTCCTACCTGGCCCTTTACTCTCCTCTCGGATCTTGTCCTGTTTGTGAGTTGTCTCATGTCCTCAATGGGTGCCCccaaagaaaatgcaatttgATTGTGTAACATTGCTTGTCGTCAAATATCAAGACTATGtaactattgttctgctgtggtttGCACACCAATTCCCCTTTTCTGTCCAGTCAATCGGTCtgcagaggaaaaagaaaaaaaagtagtgtaGTATACTGTACTGCAATGATTCTCAATGTGGAGTATGATTACCACTAGTGGTACACAAACGGCCTCAGGTCTTGAGTGATAGAATCACTGCCTGagttcagttcagttgtatttaactttaaatcTGAGTACATTCACATCTAATTATTAAGAActtagtttttttaaacatttaagtgtATGTTTAATCCATCAAATCTGGAGCGTGACAtgctattttatgtattttaatgttgggcaATATGATGGTAATTGGAGAGCTGACTACAACTCTATGCAAAACGTTTGCGAATAACTGGACCACTGTACTATATATCGAAATATGAAATGTGAACAATTTTAAATGCTGCACTTTTATTATGGAAGCCCCATCCAGGATACTGTCCATGTATTTGCGTTGACTTGATAGCAGGAGAAGTGGCAACAAAAAGTCTCGTAAAACATAGGACGGGCCAGGTTGCTTTTATTGGAACACAAAGCGACGCTTTTAATGTCCCGCGGGCTGTCCAGACTGACCACATTTGAAGCAAATTGCTCTTTCTTCAGCTAACGTTAGCCAGCTAGACAGAAAGGGAGAAGCTACCAGTGAAGTGGGCAACTTGTAATGGAGGTAACGATGTGCGGTTTGTGTGCAAACATGGGGAGCATCCGGGTGGAGGAGGACATGTCGAATTTCTGAGCGGTGAACGGACACTTACTTGTACGTGTGTCCCTTTTCTTCTTGCCGTGATGACAAATGTTGTGTAATGCTGTACGACTGTCGTGCTAAGTTGAGATGCTGCTCGGAGCTAGCCAATGCTACTTCCACTTGTCCTCGAAAGATGCTGACTTCGAGGAAAAACAAGCATTACTAGGGCATTTCAAGTAAGTTTTGTAGtgcaaataatatatatatatatcgatgAGATCTAATTTATAACTGAATCAAACCGACGTTTTTAATTTCAGGGTGCAACAATTgacaactccatccatccatttttttagctccATCCAGTTAGCGTTAATGTCAATGTTGTCAATGGCAAAACATGAATGGAGACTAATGGACTTATGATTGATGCGTCAACTCGTTGTTTCAACACTGACTGTGgtgagctgtatttttttttttttattttttatgacctAACAAACTTGTTTGCACTGTGAACTAATatatgctctctctctctctctccacccccacccccctctctCACAGGTGATATGTTTTCGTATCACAGATGCTTCATTTAATGCTACAACTTCAGATGTTAAACCCAATACTGAACCAGATGGTAGAAACTGTAAAGCAGCGACGTGTTTCATTGTCATGGGCTGACTGCACAGAGGACATGTTTTAAACTAGAAGAGGGAGCGCACCATCACACAGCCATGGGCATTTGTTCATCTGCTTGCAAGCTGTTGCGCAGGGTGAAGTACGTTTTCCTGATCCTTCTGTCCCTGTCCGTGCTGGCATGGATTTCAATATTCTCAGGTGGCAACCTAAAATCAACACTAGTCCCGTCAGCGCCAACACAGCCTTTCATTAAAGGAGAGGGCACTCAAGTTGTGACAAACTTGGGGACTTCAGCACCCTTTCACTTAATTACCTCAACGCCATTACAAGAATGTCCGAAGGAGTCGCCACTGCTACGTGAGTGAACGCCCGCATTTTATAAACAGGTGTAAAATATACCTGTAAGGTGTTTTATTTGCTTAAAACCAACACTGGGTGTTCACAATACGCTAATTCTGATGAGATGCTTTAGTTACCTGATTTATGACCATTGTGAAATTAATAGACTCCTGCCAGTGTCAATCAAACctgaaatatattattttttataaatgcaGAATTCTCTATATAGATGCCTACAGTGTTATGCAGTCTCGTTTTATTGTGGAGCTACCTAGCGTATAGGGGCCTAAagtaatttgtgtttttcctaCAGGGCCTGGGTGTTGGCTAATATCAATATCATATAGGCTCATAAATAAGGCATACTTGTAAATTGTGGAACTAAatactgtaaagaaaaaaaaaaagggacatgtAGAACCTCGAAAGGTTGAATGGAATCCATTCCAGGACACTGGTTAGCTGctatcaaaacattttaatattaatttaaattgaTCTGTTTtatcatgtattaaaaatcttaAGTAACTAACTTAAGTTGatgacaaatgcacacacaaatcGCTCAGGTAATGTTAATGCTAGGATATCCTTGTTATTCTAACGCTCCCTGTTTGATATAGTTATGGCCGGTCCTTCTTTTGTCATCAGTgtcacaaaaagccaaagaaaaatgaaatgcacaaaCTAAGCTTTCATAATCTACGCTGAGGCATAATGTGACTCTTGGTGAATGCATTCGAATTTGACAGAAGGTGCAGTGAAGCTGAACTTTCAGCCCTCCCTGAAACTGAAGGAGGTGGAGGATGAGAACAAGCAGGTGACTGAAGGCCAGTATCAGCCTTCCTCCTGCAGGGCCAGACAGAGTGTGGCCATCCTCATTCCCCATCGCAACCGAGAGCGACACCTCCTCTACCTACTGCATCACCTGCACCCCTTCCTACAGAGGCAACAACTCCACTATGCCGTTTATGTTGTACAGCAGGTTCTTATCAGTGCGGTCAAATCAAATGATGCCGTgcaattattttgtgttgtgttctaATTTCATTATCACTTCTGGTTTTAAAAGGCCGGTGATGCCACTTTCAACCGTGCCAAATTACTGAATGTGGGTTTCTTAGAGGCACTCAAAGACTACAGTTGGGACTgtttcattttccatgatgTGGACCTGGTTCCTGAAAATGATCACAATCTCTACATTTG
Coding sequences within:
- the LOC133491369 gene encoding beta-1,4-galactosyltransferase 4-like, whose protein sequence is MGICSSACKLLRRVKYVFLILLSLSVLAWISIFSGGNLKSTLVPSAPTQPFIKGEGTQVVTNLGTSAPFHLITSTPLQECPKESPLLQGAVKLNFQPSLKLKEVEDENKQVTEGQYQPSSCRARQSVAILIPHRNRERHLLYLLHHLHPFLQRQQLHYAVYVVQQAGDATFNRAKLLNVGFLEALKDYSWDCFIFHDVDLVPENDHNLYICDSQPKHLVVGRNATGYKLHYKGYFGGVTAMSREQFRKVNGFSNTYWGWGGEDDDLRIRVELQKMKIVRPPAAVARYTMVFHKRDSGNEVNKDRMKLLRRTTLVWKKDGLNSCKYQTMSVERLPLYVNVTVDIGKP